The Arachis ipaensis cultivar K30076 chromosome B07, Araip1.1, whole genome shotgun sequence genome includes a window with the following:
- the LOC110264671 gene encoding uncharacterized protein LOC110264671 produces the protein MAHRMKREESVPRRASPPVPPLSPSMEEKGESACEELLQKPPPCILVPSLEIWLSLPIILAPHRRQNCEIKGARPTATNGEERARRKVKPPLSPSRVEPPPRLTSVAVALRPPPFLPPSSCVGRKAPPSCPVRTSGAALELAAK, from the coding sequence ATGGCGCACCGAATGAAGAGAGAAGAGAGCGTGCCCCGCCGCGCCTCGCCGCCAGTGCCGCCATTGTCACCATCGATGGAGGAGAAGGGGGAGAGCGCTTGCGAGGAGCTGCTGCAGAAGCCACCGCCGTGCATCCTCGTGCCGTCGCTGGAGATCTGGCTGTCGTTGCCGATCATCCTTGCGCCGCATCGGAGACAGAACTGTGAAATAAAGGGAGCGCGACCCACAGCCACCAACGGAGAAGAAAGAGCGCGCAGGAAAGTGAAGCCGCCGCTGTCACCGTCGCGTGTGGAGCCGCCGCCGCGCTTGACCTCCGTTGCTGTTGCACTTCGACCGCCACCATTCTTGCCGCCGTCAAGCTGCGTCGGAAGGAAAGCGCCACCGTCGTGCCCTGTTAGAACTTCTGGAGCCGCGTTGGAGCTCGCTGCAAAATGA